One genomic segment of Peribacillus sp. FSL H8-0477 includes these proteins:
- the glmM gene encoding phosphoglucosamine mutase, translating into MGKYFGTDGVRGVANSELTPELAFKLGRFGGYVLTKDTQRPKVLIGRDTRISGHMLEGALVAGLLSIGAEVMRLGVISTPGVAYLTKALSSEAGVMISASHNPVEDNGIKFFGPDGFKLSDAQENEIEALMDLSDDTLPRPVGENLGHVNDYFEGGQKYLQYLKQTIDEDFTGIHIALDCAHGATSSLATHLFADLDADISTMGASPNGLNINKGVGSTHPEALSAFLLEKGASIGLAFDGDGDRLIAIDEKGQIVDGDQIMYICARYMNDHNLLKHGTVVSTVMSNLGFYKGTEEHGIKSIQTAVGDRYVVEEMKKGGYNLGGEQSGHIIFLDHITTGDGLLTGLQLVNIMNMTKKSLSELAGEMKKFPQKLVNIRVTDKHGVTENEKVHAIISEVEAEMNGNGRILVRPSGTEPLVRVMAEAPTADQCETYVDRIAAVVKEEMGLAE; encoded by the coding sequence TTGGCAGGGATACCCGAATTTCCGGTCATATGCTTGAAGGAGCCCTTGTTGCTGGTCTTTTATCAATCGGAGCAGAAGTCATGCGCTTAGGTGTTATTTCTACACCAGGGGTTGCTTATCTTACGAAGGCGCTAAGTTCCGAAGCTGGTGTTATGATTTCAGCATCGCATAATCCGGTTGAGGATAATGGGATTAAATTCTTTGGACCAGATGGCTTCAAGTTGTCAGATGCACAAGAAAATGAAATTGAGGCATTAATGGATTTATCAGATGATACACTTCCAAGACCAGTGGGAGAAAACCTTGGCCACGTAAATGATTATTTTGAAGGCGGCCAGAAATATTTGCAATATCTAAAACAAACAATTGATGAGGACTTCACAGGTATACATATAGCTCTTGATTGTGCACATGGAGCAACGTCATCCTTGGCAACCCATTTATTTGCGGACCTTGATGCTGATATCTCAACCATGGGAGCATCTCCAAATGGACTGAATATCAATAAAGGAGTTGGGTCAACACATCCTGAAGCACTTTCAGCCTTTTTACTCGAAAAAGGGGCCAGTATCGGGTTAGCATTTGATGGTGACGGTGACCGGTTAATTGCCATTGATGAAAAAGGACAGATTGTCGATGGTGACCAAATCATGTACATCTGTGCACGATATATGAATGATCATAACCTTCTTAAGCATGGAACGGTCGTATCAACAGTAATGAGTAACCTTGGCTTCTATAAAGGGACTGAGGAGCATGGAATTAAAAGCATCCAAACGGCAGTCGGCGATCGCTATGTAGTAGAAGAAATGAAAAAAGGCGGATATAATTTAGGCGGCGAACAATCAGGCCATATTATTTTCCTTGATCACATCACCACTGGTGATGGTCTGTTAACTGGCTTACAGTTGGTAAACATCATGAATATGACGAAAAAGTCACTTTCTGAGCTTGCAGGCGAAATGAAAAAGTTCCCGCAAAAGCTTGTGAATATTCGTGTTACAGATAAACATGGTGTAACTGAAAATGAAAAGGTTCATGCGATTATCAGCGAGGTGGAAGCTGAGATGAATGGAAATGGACGAATTTTGGTCCGTCCTTCAGGAACAGAACCATTAGTACGAGTGATGGCAGAAGCTCCAACGGCTGATCAATGTGAAACATATGTTGATCGTATCGCCGCTGTTGTAAAAGAAGAAATGGGTTTAGCTGAGTAA
- the glmS gene encoding glutamine--fructose-6-phosphate transaminase (isomerizing) — MCGIVGYIGNTDAKEILLKGLEKLEYRGYDSAGIAVVTESGVQVFKEKGRIADLRSVVDETVLAHTGIGHTRWATHGVPSHNNAHPHQSTSGRLTLVHNGVIENYLGLKREYLEDVTFASDTDTEVIVMLIEKFVNDGLTVEAAFRKTLKLLKGSYALALLDNQNEDVIFVAKNKSPLLVGVGSDFNVVASDAMAMIQVTDQYLEIMDKEMVFVSKEKVTIKNLEGEEILRAPYTAEIDASDIEKGTYPHYMLKEIDEQPLVIRKIVQAYQNEEGKLTIDYNISEAVSEADRVYIVACGTSYHAGLIGKQFIEKMAKIPVEVHVASEFVYNMPILSEKPLFIFISQSGETADSRAVLVAIKELGYKSLTITNVQGSTLSREADFTMLLHAGPEIAVASTKAYTAQIAVLGILANVVAEFREQQVDFDLVKELGIIATVMEALCDSKEQFEEIAREYLAVTRNCFFIGRSLDYYVGLEGALKLKEISYIQAEGFAGGELKHGTIALIEEGTPIIAISTQNEVNLSIRGNVKEVVARGANPCIIAMKGLEEEDDRFVIPEVHELLSPLVSVIPLQLIAYYAALQRECDVDKPRNLAKSVTVE; from the coding sequence ATGTGTGGAATTGTTGGATATATCGGTAATACGGATGCAAAGGAAATTTTGTTAAAAGGATTGGAAAAGCTAGAATATAGAGGATACGATTCTGCAGGAATAGCAGTTGTAACTGAATCTGGTGTTCAAGTATTTAAGGAAAAAGGCCGGATTGCTGATCTTCGCAGTGTTGTAGATGAAACAGTTCTAGCTCACACAGGAATTGGCCATACTAGATGGGCAACTCATGGTGTGCCAAGCCATAACAATGCACATCCGCATCAGAGTACATCAGGTCGTTTGACCCTGGTGCATAATGGTGTAATTGAAAACTATTTAGGTCTTAAACGTGAGTATCTAGAGGACGTTACGTTTGCTAGTGATACAGATACTGAAGTCATTGTTATGCTTATTGAGAAGTTTGTGAATGATGGTCTTACAGTAGAAGCGGCTTTCCGTAAAACGTTAAAGCTGTTAAAAGGATCATATGCACTCGCTTTATTGGATAATCAAAATGAAGATGTAATCTTCGTTGCTAAGAATAAGAGTCCATTATTAGTAGGTGTTGGTTCTGATTTTAACGTAGTGGCTTCCGATGCAATGGCGATGATACAAGTGACTGATCAGTATTTGGAAATCATGGATAAAGAAATGGTTTTCGTTTCAAAAGAAAAGGTAACGATTAAAAACCTAGAAGGGGAAGAAATTCTCCGTGCACCATATACAGCTGAAATCGATGCTAGTGATATCGAAAAAGGCACATATCCGCATTATATGCTGAAAGAAATTGACGAACAGCCGCTGGTTATTCGTAAAATAGTTCAAGCGTATCAAAATGAGGAAGGCAAGCTGACGATTGATTATAATATTTCAGAAGCTGTTAGTGAAGCTGACCGCGTGTATATTGTTGCGTGTGGAACGAGTTATCATGCTGGTTTAATCGGTAAGCAGTTCATTGAAAAAATGGCTAAGATTCCAGTCGAGGTCCATGTGGCGTCTGAATTTGTTTACAACATGCCGATACTTTCGGAAAAGCCGCTGTTCATTTTCATTTCTCAAAGTGGAGAAACTGCAGACAGCCGTGCCGTGCTTGTAGCAATTAAAGAACTTGGTTATAAATCATTAACGATTACGAATGTACAGGGTTCTACGCTTTCTCGTGAAGCAGACTTTACCATGCTGCTGCATGCAGGTCCAGAAATAGCTGTAGCATCTACAAAAGCATATACAGCTCAAATTGCCGTACTTGGTATCCTTGCTAACGTAGTTGCAGAATTCCGTGAGCAACAAGTTGATTTTGATCTAGTCAAAGAGCTAGGGATTATCGCTACGGTTATGGAAGCATTATGTGATTCCAAGGAACAATTTGAGGAAATTGCTCGTGAGTATCTTGCTGTAACACGTAACTGTTTCTTTATCGGCCGCTCTCTTGATTATTATGTTGGCTTAGAAGGGGCACTAAAGCTTAAAGAGATCTCGTACATCCAAGCAGAAGGATTTGCTGGCGGCGAACTCAAACATGGTACAATTGCGCTGATTGAAGAAGGAACACCAATTATTGCAATATCCACTCAAAATGAGGTAAACCTTAGCATACGAGGCAACGTAAAAGAAGTCGTAGCTCGTGGTGCGAATCCATGTATTATTGCCATGAAAGGTCTGGAAGAAGAAGACGATCGTTTTGTCATTCCAGAAGTTCATGAACTCTTATCACCTCTTGTCTCAGTAATACCGCTTCAACTAATTGCTTATTATGCAGCGCTGCAACGCGAATGTGACGTTGATAAGCCGCGTAACCTGGCAAAGAGTGTAACTGTCGAGTAA
- a CDS encoding YfiT family bacillithiol transferase — translation MDVRFPIGELQVPEKVTAESLHGWLKEIESYVSKLRETVNSLSDEELSKTYREGSWTVRQLVHHIADSQLNMYQRLKLALTDENPTVPAFDEEKWAVQPDTELPIESSIKMLEGLNERIVSLGHRLTEEQLERTFTHQVNGEVTVAKKIAKLAWHEEHHLAHIKIALSN, via the coding sequence ATGGATGTGCGGTTTCCAATTGGAGAATTACAAGTTCCTGAAAAAGTGACAGCAGAAAGTCTTCATGGATGGCTAAAGGAAATTGAGTCTTACGTAAGTAAATTAAGGGAAACGGTCAATTCATTAAGTGATGAGGAGTTAAGCAAAACATATCGAGAAGGCAGCTGGACCGTTCGTCAGCTAGTGCATCATATTGCAGATTCTCAGTTGAACATGTATCAACGATTGAAGCTGGCTTTAACAGACGAGAATCCAACTGTACCCGCTTTTGACGAAGAAAAGTGGGCAGTTCAACCGGATACAGAACTTCCAATTGAAAGTTCTATTAAAATGCTGGAAGGTTTAAATGAGCGGATTGTTTCTTTAGGACATAGGTTAACGGAAGAGCAATTAGAGCGAACCTTTACTCACCAAGTAAATGGGGAAGTAACAGTTGCAAAAAAAATTGCCAAATTAGCTTGGCACGAAGAGCACCACTTAGCTCATATAAAAATTGCATTATCAAATTAA
- a CDS encoding MDR family MFS transporter, which translates to MSNLYEKRNKIVLPFLIAAFFGLFNETALNMAFVEIAKDFGIETSTVQWLTTGYLLVLGIFVPVSSFLMQRFTTRQLFAASLTLSVIGTFIAAIAPNFAVLLIARVVQALGTAIVLPLMTTVVLLVYPAAKRGAAMGKIGLVIVFAPAIGPTLSGIILEQLSWHFIFWVTLPFLLIALFVGMRFIENVSEVRPTKLDFISFLLSTIGFGGVVYGFSISGERGTFLTTEVYIAVGVGLAALIIFTIRQLKLETPMLNVRVFKYPMFTLGVIIILAVMMTLLSVMVLLPIYLQNALMLAPMAAGLLLLPGGVVNAFMSVVAGNLFDKFGPKWMVLSGMLLAIISLLFLRMIDLDTTSIYIIMMHVILLIGISFIMMPAQTNGLNELPRELYTDGSAVMNTLQQVAGAIGTAVAVTIMSITQKGYDNPIVGLVEGVQNSIIFGLIISIIAFIVSLFLKRVSTEQGKQGN; encoded by the coding sequence ATGAGTAATTTATATGAAAAGCGCAATAAAATTGTGCTTCCATTTTTAATCGCAGCTTTTTTCGGTCTTTTTAATGAAACAGCTTTAAATATGGCGTTTGTTGAGATTGCCAAAGATTTTGGTATTGAAACATCTACCGTACAATGGCTTACAACTGGCTATTTATTAGTACTGGGTATTTTTGTTCCTGTTTCTTCTTTCTTAATGCAGCGCTTTACAACACGCCAATTATTCGCAGCTTCACTAACTCTATCAGTGATTGGAACGTTTATTGCAGCTATTGCACCAAACTTTGCTGTATTGTTGATTGCCCGGGTTGTGCAGGCGCTTGGTACTGCAATTGTTTTACCTCTCATGACAACCGTTGTTTTACTTGTTTATCCCGCTGCAAAACGAGGAGCTGCAATGGGTAAAATCGGTTTAGTCATTGTCTTTGCACCAGCGATAGGTCCAACGCTTTCCGGCATTATTTTAGAGCAGCTTTCATGGCACTTTATTTTTTGGGTGACATTACCATTCTTGCTGATTGCCTTATTCGTTGGTATGCGTTTTATTGAAAACGTGAGTGAAGTACGCCCGACGAAGCTTGATTTCATTTCTTTTTTACTTTCGACAATTGGTTTTGGCGGCGTCGTATACGGCTTCAGTATTTCGGGTGAAAGGGGGACATTTTTAACAACGGAAGTATATATTGCAGTAGGTGTTGGACTTGCCGCACTTATAATCTTTACGATCCGTCAGCTTAAATTGGAAACACCTATGTTAAATGTCCGAGTCTTTAAATATCCAATGTTCACATTAGGTGTCATTATTATCTTGGCGGTTATGATGACGTTATTATCTGTTATGGTGTTACTACCTATTTATCTGCAAAATGCGCTAATGCTGGCTCCAATGGCCGCTGGCTTACTTTTGCTGCCAGGCGGTGTGGTCAACGCGTTCATGTCCGTTGTGGCTGGGAATTTATTTGATAAATTCGGACCAAAATGGATGGTGCTAAGCGGAATGCTGTTAGCCATTATCAGTTTACTCTTTTTACGTATGATTGATCTGGATACAACAAGTATCTATATAATAATGATGCATGTTATTTTATTGATTGGTATTTCATTTATTATGATGCCTGCTCAAACGAACGGGTTAAATGAGTTGCCGCGTGAATTATATACAGATGGTTCAGCGGTTATGAATACCTTACAACAAGTAGCTGGTGCAATTGGTACAGCGGTAGCGGTTACCATTATGTCAATTACACAAAAAGGCTATGACAATCCTATTGTTGGGTTAGTTGAAGGGGTGCAAAATTCAATTATATTTGGATTGATTATCTCAATTATCGCTTTTATAGTGTCACTTTTCTTAAAACGAGTCAGTACAGAGCAAGGAAAACAAGGAAATTAA
- a CDS encoding formylglycine-generating enzyme family protein → MVPIQGGEIVLRDDRTKKNWSVKIEPFLLGQYPVTGEQYKLLTKKTSSINKQKPVVNLSWYEAIYLCNLLSDAAGLSRCYTSTFEGINCDWEANGYRLPSEAEWQFACKAETAGYRYGDINNIAWYKENSGGELCKVGKKEPNAWGLYDMIGNVWEWCWDVYDEKEYGPCRIFRGGSWAEDERGCGSTCRRRSHPSFCIEDLGFRLARTLV, encoded by the coding sequence ATGGTTCCTATTCAAGGTGGAGAAATAGTATTAAGAGATGACCGGACAAAAAAGAACTGGAGTGTTAAAATAGAACCATTTCTTCTTGGTCAGTATCCTGTAACTGGTGAACAATATAAGTTACTAACAAAGAAAACCTCCTCAATAAATAAGCAAAAACCAGTTGTTAATCTTTCTTGGTATGAGGCGATTTATTTATGTAATCTCCTTTCGGATGCAGCAGGATTATCGAGATGTTATACGTCTACTTTTGAAGGGATTAATTGTGATTGGGAAGCAAACGGGTATCGCCTTCCATCAGAAGCAGAATGGCAATTTGCATGCAAAGCAGAAACAGCCGGATATAGATACGGAGATATTAATAATATTGCTTGGTATAAAGAGAATTCAGGAGGTGAACTTTGTAAAGTAGGAAAAAAAGAGCCTAATGCGTGGGGCTTATACGATATGATAGGGAATGTCTGGGAATGGTGCTGGGATGTATATGATGAAAAAGAATACGGTCCCTGTAGAATTTTCCGCGGGGGAAGCTGGGCTGAAGACGAAAGAGGCTGCGGATCCACGTGTCGACGTCGAAGTCACCCATCATTTTGCATAGAAGACCTTGGTTTCCGCCTTGCTCGAACTTTAGTTTAG
- a CDS encoding ABC transporter permease codes for MRLWMLVVAAVILSFVSLFIGAIDIKPTDLLDFQSDEVHIFLVSRLPRLMAIILAGAGMSIAGLIMQSLSRNKFVSPTTAGTLDAAKLGIVIAMIFFTNVTYMQKIIFGFTFALVGTFIFMRLLDRIKFKDVIFVPLIGIMYGNIISSVTTFLGYEAEILQNVSAFFLGSFTLVVSGRYELLYVAVPAIILAYIFANKFMVAGMGEDFAKNLGLSYKTVLNIGLVLIAVISTTVVLTVGVIPFLGLIVPNIVSLYLGDNLRKTIPHTIVLGAVFLLVCDILSRIVVAPYEIPVNTTVAVIGSAIFLIMLLRGKAYAK; via the coding sequence ATGAGATTATGGATGTTAGTAGTGGCAGCTGTTATCTTATCTTTCGTCTCACTGTTTATAGGAGCCATAGATATTAAGCCAACTGATTTATTGGATTTCCAATCAGATGAAGTTCACATTTTTCTGGTAAGTCGTTTACCACGATTAATGGCTATTATCTTAGCTGGTGCAGGTATGAGTATTGCCGGGTTGATTATGCAATCATTGAGCCGCAATAAATTCGTATCTCCTACAACAGCAGGTACGTTAGATGCAGCAAAATTAGGTATTGTTATAGCAATGATTTTTTTCACAAATGTTACATATATGCAGAAAATTATTTTCGGTTTTACCTTTGCCCTAGTTGGAACGTTTATCTTTATGCGTCTATTAGATCGCATTAAATTCAAAGATGTTATTTTTGTACCACTAATCGGTATTATGTACGGAAATATCATTTCATCAGTGACAACCTTTTTAGGCTATGAAGCAGAAATTTTACAAAACGTGAGTGCATTCTTTCTCGGTAGCTTTACTTTAGTTGTTTCCGGCCGCTATGAGTTACTGTATGTAGCAGTACCAGCAATCATTCTTGCTTATATTTTTGCGAATAAGTTCATGGTTGCGGGGATGGGCGAGGATTTTGCGAAGAACCTAGGTTTGAGCTATAAAACGGTATTGAATATCGGTCTCGTTTTAATTGCAGTTATTTCAACGACAGTCGTTTTAACCGTAGGTGTTATCCCATTCTTAGGATTGATTGTTCCTAATATCGTCTCGCTGTATCTAGGGGATAATTTACGCAAAACCATTCCTCATACTATTGTGCTTGGTGCCGTATTCCTCCTTGTATGTGATATTCTGAGCCGTATTGTTGTAGCTCCGTATGAAATTCCGGTTAATACAACGGTAGCGGTTATCGGTAGTGCAATCTTCTTAATCATGTTACTTAGGGGGAAAGCATATGCAAAGTAG
- a CDS encoding iron chelate uptake ABC transporter family permease subunit: MQSSVKKGNTIKLLILAVIAILSIIGFLFYNIQGGFSYAFPKRVVRVCAMIITGVAIAYATVMFQTVTRNRILTPSIIGVDSMYEVVQTVLYFFLGSASVFVVDRYVNFGTAIVVMVIFALLLYRFLFRADKYPIFLLLLAGMIIGTLLGSLVTFLQVIIDPIEYLSLQSRLFASFTNVKSELVGISAIILLACFIYGSRMMRDLDVMNLGRDTAINLGVNYDKIVLNVLVLASILLATSTALVGPITFLGLIVSNLAYQFLVTYKHSVLILGASLISIIALVGGQFLVQHVFHLNTTLSVIINFIGGVYFIYLLLKESRAAG; the protein is encoded by the coding sequence ATGCAAAGTAGTGTGAAGAAGGGTAATACAATAAAACTTTTAATTTTAGCAGTGATTGCGATTCTTTCAATTATTGGCTTCTTGTTTTACAACATTCAAGGCGGCTTTAGCTATGCCTTTCCGAAACGTGTAGTACGAGTTTGTGCGATGATTATCACAGGCGTTGCGATTGCGTATGCGACAGTTATGTTCCAAACAGTAACACGCAACCGAATTTTAACACCATCCATTATTGGTGTGGATTCGATGTATGAAGTAGTCCAAACGGTGCTTTATTTCTTCTTAGGATCAGCATCAGTGTTCGTAGTTGACCGTTATGTAAACTTTGGGACAGCAATTGTGGTGATGGTTATCTTCGCATTACTATTGTATCGTTTCTTATTCCGTGCAGATAAGTATCCAATTTTCCTTCTGCTATTGGCTGGGATGATTATCGGTACATTGCTAGGAAGCTTAGTGACATTTTTACAAGTCATCATCGATCCAATAGAATATTTGAGTCTTCAAAGTCGTTTATTTGCAAGCTTTACCAATGTGAAATCGGAACTTGTGGGAATTTCCGCAATTATTTTACTGGCTTGCTTCATTTATGGCAGCCGAATGATGCGTGATTTAGATGTGATGAATTTAGGTCGTGATACGGCAATTAACTTAGGTGTGAATTACGATAAAATCGTGTTGAATGTACTTGTATTGGCATCGATTTTACTGGCAACATCAACAGCCTTAGTGGGTCCGATTACCTTCTTGGGACTAATCGTATCAAACTTGGCTTATCAATTTTTAGTTACATACAAGCATTCTGTTCTAATCCTGGGAGCAAGTTTAATTAGTATTATTGCACTTGTTGGTGGTCAGTTCCTTGTACAGCACGTTTTCCATTTAAATACGACGCTTAGCGTTATTATCAACTTTATCGGTGGCGTATACTTCATTTACTTATTACTTAAAGAAAGTAGGGCAGCAGGATGA
- a CDS encoding iron ABC transporter ATP-binding protein — protein sequence MIEIKGLTKFFGKKPVVEDVSVKIETGKITSFIGPNGAGKSTLLSMVSRLLDSDTGEVLLDNDNVKKMKSQDFAKRVAILKQSNFINVRLTIRELVAFGRYPYSKGRLTKEDNAKVDEALSYMNLIDMQDKFLDELSGGQKQRAFISMVIAQDTEYILLDEPLNNLDMKHSVQIMKILRKLVDELGKTVVIVLHDINFASVYSDRIVALKDGRLIKDGLTSEIINSESLRDVYDMHIPVQEQDGCRICVYFQSQ from the coding sequence ATGATAGAAATTAAAGGATTAACAAAGTTTTTTGGTAAAAAGCCTGTTGTAGAAGATGTGTCGGTGAAGATTGAAACGGGTAAAATCACATCATTTATCGGACCAAATGGCGCTGGTAAATCGACGTTATTATCCATGGTTAGTCGCTTACTAGATTCAGATACTGGTGAAGTGTTATTAGATAATGACAATGTGAAAAAGATGAAGTCTCAAGATTTTGCGAAACGTGTCGCAATCTTGAAGCAATCCAACTTTATTAACGTGCGTCTAACGATTCGAGAACTTGTGGCATTCGGTCGTTACCCGTATTCAAAGGGACGTTTAACAAAAGAAGATAATGCTAAAGTAGACGAAGCTTTATCCTATATGAATTTAATCGATATGCAGGATAAATTTTTAGATGAGCTGTCCGGTGGTCAAAAACAACGTGCGTTTATTTCAATGGTGATTGCACAAGATACGGAATATATTCTACTGGATGAACCGTTGAATAATCTAGACATGAAGCACTCTGTCCAAATTATGAAAATTTTACGTAAGCTTGTTGATGAGTTAGGAAAGACGGTTGTTATCGTATTGCACGATATTAACTTTGCTTCTGTTTATTCAGATCGCATCGTTGCGCTTAAAGATGGTCGTCTCATAAAAGACGGCTTAACGAGTGAAATCATAAATTCTGAATCGCTTCGTGATGTGTATGATATGCACATCCCAGTTCAAGAACAGGATGGATGCCGAATCTGTGTCTATTTCCAATCACAATAA